A region of the Apium graveolens cultivar Ventura chromosome 6, ASM990537v1, whole genome shotgun sequence genome:
attcacttaacatcgttcttgcagcttcaatcaatgtacgattcttcctttctaccactccattttgctgaggggttctaggagctgaaaattgtctggtaatccctttgtctgtacagaatccattgagaagtgcattcttgaattctgtcccattatctgaccttattgctctaacagggacgttagaatctaactcaatcatcttgatatgatcaatcacaacttgtggtgtttcatccttagagtgaagaaataaaacccacgtatacttggaatagtcatcaattatcacaagacagtaacacttctttgacatagaaaggatattaactggaccaaataaatccatgtgcaataattgcagaacaccagttatggaagatgtgtcagtgcctttgtgacttgctttctttgactttcctttctggcaagcctcacatagtccttctggagagaattccagctgaggcagacctcttaccaattctcttttgacaagagaattcattgttttgaaattgagatgagaaagtctcttgtgccatagccaactctcatctgacgatgcctttgcatagaaacaattgacttcaagattgcttccagagttcatgtcagctacgaacagatttcctttccggatttccattaaggagggtttttcacttttcttgtgcagaatctgacacttcagcttgtcgaataaaacattgtagccgttgtcacagaactgactaatgctaagcagattgtgttcaagtccttgcacaacatatacatttttaatgataacatttccagctagcaaacagccatatccctccgttaaacctttgctgttatctccaaaggtaaccactgggccagctttctcaaccacatttgatagcagggctctatctccggtcatatgtcttgacgatccgctgtcaagaatccacactaccggttgtacctgtttaatgccctgcaatacaaatggattagaccttcttcggaacccaagcttggctgggtccggcatacttgtaaaattggcctttatcaggcaaaacaacattcttaattttaatattctcaacgttctcaatgactgaacatttgaccttgtgaacagccttgacaaatttctgtttaggcttaggcacaaatgtctcctttctagctttaggaggactagcagtcttacccctatcatgctttctattattcacatgctgacgaaaagtagtcttatcattagaaacatgcttaccattaaaataagcaaacatcagattaaaagcacaagacatacaatcaggaacaccacatgctttatgagaaggattaacaataggcaacttatgcatggtagacatggcatttgtgttatccaactcatgtgtgtctgagttagtctcagttgctttcacaaccttgactggaacttttgacacacttgacttggagacagctttcccattagcattatcttcagcacggatttcttcttgaataataaaagaggtctcatcaaatggttcagcaattgattctttatagaggggttcatcaacacccttaagcacatgtggtacttccctgcctttagcacagacatgaggaggggagtttatgcctaattttccaatagcagcattgtaatcataacctataccagatgtttgattaacagcttgcttattgtaaaactctttggacttcgaacaagaattaaagtaagctttaaccttagcctcaagaccagtgatcttgtctttaagaatagtttcaagttttctataacagtcaactctattctctagaaaagacacttgatcttttaatttatcttgattaatgtgtacaagtcttaattcattgacctctttctcaaggtctttgatttgttgatttaacaattcattatcacgacgagcacaatctaaggaacctcctagatgataaactaattcagcatcagtaaattttacctcttttcttgacgatgaggtgcttgcatcactagccatgagagcaagattcccaacttcttcatcttcactgtcagtatcatcccagcttcttccctttgccaggtaagccctttcagatttactcttctgattagaatcgtaagagttcttcctagcttgttttggcttcctgcattctgtggcaaagtgtcccaactcattacagttgaagcatcgaatggtgcttcgatcaaccatccctgttttatacccaccactgctggtgttagaggatgaagatccacatttctggaatctgttgtagttggacttgtacttgaacttgggattccttttgaatctgacatttgagaatctcttgacaatcagggccattgactcatcctccaattgctccagttcttccaaggaataataatcatctcctgattgatttgtagtaggagaatcaaattctgctactatcacattatcttcaatCTTGGAcgactgtaccattctttctgactgttgagattgttgttgatattgtggttgttgttgttgttcatcagctactagagcagtagacgtgctgaccactcttcctttcccgtaaacttccttctgctgaatctgctccaactcataagtctttaacacaccatagagcctttccaaagaaatctcactcagatctcttgcttctcttatggcagtgattctatgttcgagatgagttggcagtgttaaaaggaactttttgttgacctccctgatggaatagtatttaccattaatgttcaggttgttgatcaatgcattgtacctctcaaacacttcagtgattccttcccctggattggatttaaagtattcatactcagaggttaggatttctagtttgttctccctaacttcctctgtaccttcattaataatctcaatagtttcccagatatgtttggaatctttacaattcatcacatgtctattcatcaggggattaagggaatctactaagattaattgaaggctagcatccagggaatcttcttctatttcagcaggagagaagtcctcaggatccttcacataagttctcgctttggtgatcaccacatcattttctattacctctgattcaataaccataggaatttttggacccttcttcaacacttgcaaatatttgggattagcaacctgtaaaaacagtagcatcttcttcttccacataacataattttctttatcgaaaagtggaattttaacggttccaactttttgtgtagttattatgaattatttttgagtgaataaaaaattcaagaagtgaaagaaacacaaaagtctaggatctagatttgtacgttaatcagaaggctctgataccaattgttaggtcccaatttgtttgtagaaggggggttgaatgcaaacaataccgtttaatcgaataaaatacggaataaaattgtgaaacaaaattcaagttaaataaaacttttattaaacttgaaaggtgttacaactacggtatcggttacaagggattaatctcaaatcaattattacaaatctagaataaattcgacatgaactttttctatttttgtaattaaaagatcaaatgctaaatgcgatttgagattaagttctagggattttaatccgctagattgatacacaagaacaagataaatatttctagttgattggatttaactttacaatctagaaatttaatcttgaagaaaagcagatgaaaaataaaatgttatgcttttgttttctgctcctttttctcttgtgtgttctgtttgattggattctgtaagtGTTTTTCAATAAAGGTCTTATGttgcttttatcaaacaccgaactgaaaaatgtactggcatgacaatctctttggccagcaagactttcggtatgacaatatttacaactagcaagacaatcaaaatgaactagcaagactttcggtatgactattgattgtcataccgattgtcatattagttcaaataaattgtcttgctgaattaataacagattttaatctaaacagaaattctaataagacaattaaatgtattggcatgactttcggtatgactatcaattgtcataccgattgtcatactagttcaaatgaattgtcttgttttgaatttaagcagattttaaaccaattaaaatcttgtaaatcctcaatattaattctaaattaattaatcaatttaattcaattaatcaataaattaatctttgcagatataatttattttcttaattaaattatatgacttaattaattaatagagaattaatactaaccctgagcagcatccattcttctgacaatcttctgaaaatcactgagacttatgaatcaattccgccacttcaatgctgacactcgatgtactgtctggttcatgagtgactaacttccgtgacgtttcttcatgtcttgactttgatactctgattaaatccttgtaataaaatgataccctgacgagatctctatcacttgattaaatccacgatcttgatttatatcactgaggcatgatcaaattcttgaacttcttccagtgaatcttcaagtctgcagatgaacaatgtttctttatcctttgacagatgttactttgtgagatctctctgatgatagatccactatttacttattacattcttatttgagttgagttaaatcctcgaataaacgaataggctatgacatatgcctttcaatcattcattaaaacctataagattttaatatcatgtttaaagaacttcccgtggttcttatcattaaaaattcaattaccgaaattctctaaaatatttacatggttcacACGAACCTACATTTCTGGCTCACCTATGGTACAACCAGAAAAAGCCAAAGGAAgaacataaatcttcaataaacccacattcagtgatccttgatcaactgatgcGTTAGGGTTAACAACTTTTCGGTTTATCTCCGAAGTTCagcataaatactgatatcaataTTCGCCGTATTAAGTGTCACATGGATATctataataggctcgtgtgtcactgccgcagcagacctacaccaacacgtgaaattactatttaactggaggaaaaaacccaaccagaaaaatataatttatgtgccgACCCATAACCTGTACTCTAGGCCCATTAGGTTTTTAATGTGGAGAATCCTGAGCAATTGTAAATCTGATTCAATTCAACTGCACAACTCATCACATTGTTTAACAACAAACATATTACTACATTATATCCAGTGCAACACAAGTAAAAATACTAGAACAAATTTTTCAAGTCAAACTAATGTTAACTAACGAGACACGTTACATAATAAAGCAACCTATGCCTCCTTTAATGGATTTCCAAAGCCTCCATATAGACTATTAGCATTTTGTTAACAAATAAATCTATTAAAATAAGATGTTTAGAACTACATAGTTTGCATCACGTTTATTGTCACCAACCTATGTTTGTAATCTATTTTCTCCAATTAAATAGATGCGCGGTAAGGCCTCTATTTATCCAGTATTACAAGTTTGTGATATAACTtcattattaaagattaaacaataataattgatgccttatcatcactcaacaatgattaaaaattaatcaccaaataatcaagttccatcatgaagggtcacatttatgtagccatatcatttaattgcatagcaaTATCATGTCATGAACTTGCAAACACGCATGTAAACTATAGCATATACGATTCTTGTATCAGTATAATAATAATTCCGaaatcaattcagaattaagaaaCTCTAGCTCATAAATATTATCAATCTCCATGTTAATTAAACAAAATATAATAAGCTATCCATTAATAGCGAAAACATGGACAaattataaatttgggtttaatctaccaatttataatgatcaacccgagagagatgtcaccaaatatgtccacttgaatatgagttgatcataaatcaataaccatTAAAGCATCAATAGCCTTATAAGAAACCAATTATTTAACAACTTTGTGTTTATTTTTGCCTCGTACCTGTTATGCTCAAACAAAGCACcatttaaaatcaaatttatattaatttcaagcacatggcaacaagtgattaaagaaattaacgcactaaatttaatttaattaatgaggcaAATAATGGCCACTCCTATACCCAcaaataaatccaatttaaacaatcaaattgacttttgcgtctactcacaagaaagtatgaaaattgaagtaaactgctttaagattgttatcaatcttgtacgataaagacattattatatatatatatatattgcatatataactacttcacaagaacattgctaattcttaaatcacataagcatatgagaattaacaattaaattaggagaagggtttgagaaaacaaacagagattgaatttaatctcgagtccagaaaactgtctccttaaagcagtttcgccccgcaccatccgtgtttggagacctgcttcccaggataaaacgagatactagtataatcgatagatcgaatatactctcagcgaacttgaactgagcccgagaactatcaccggaatattggaaaaatttaagactaaagagaccgagaatgaaaaagatgactcttatttcctcgacttGATAAAATtgatgccctaagactctatttataaagagaggcttgaaaggacttatttttcttttcgatgtggtacatggtatttataagaaaaactaaggaataggtttgtgctactctcgatgtggtacaaaaccacttttcatattaaagggtaaaactttggaacatcagttctcattcaccttttactcattttgagcgtgtaaatatgcgttggaatcccctcgaagaggagaatacgttccaataaatacacaccactaacacataatgtgtctcactcatatagagtctcaaaatgattcacaacttagtctaaaatactaagtttgtccaacataACTTGTAGTATATTTCTTTTGGTATATTTAtaagataataaatattatatattataaatactTGTATATAACCCGGGTGATGCattgttatttttattattatatattataaattttagtttttATATATTATCGGTGAAATTCAGTTTTCTTATCAATTTAATCTGACGGTTTTTAATTGAGTGACCGGATAATTAACAATCAAATTTTCAATGTTTAATATTTGATATAATAGCAGAGATAGTTAGATTGATAGATTATACACACATATTTTTAactgtattttttaattatatttatacgGGAGTATTTGTAATTTTATGCATATTCACATTCTTTTTGACATATTctataaggcaagtcaataaaATTTTAAGATTAATTTATTGAGCTAAATTATCTTactaaaatatataataattaaaatattgcAATGTTAAAAATATGTGtgtataatattttaattattatatattttagtAAGATAATTTAGCTCAATAAATTAATCTTAAAATtttattgacttgccttatagAATCTGTCAAAAAGTAGGGGTATTCACGGATTAGTTTGGTCCGAATTCTTATATTTTTCGAACTGAACCAGTAAAAACGGTTTTTTGAAAATCGAAACCAAACCAGACCAATTAAACGCCGAGAACAAACCAAACCAGACCATAAAATAATGGATTGGTTCGGTTTTGAACCACAGTTTGAACTTTATCATTTACTTTTGTTTCGTTTTTGTTAAACTTACATAGAAACGGTTATTTAagttaatataatataaaatttatcatatattagtattatatattacatagaagtactatgatatatatttataaatatttagtttacatatgaccttcatatactttaatttaatttaaataatactaaATTAATAAATTAGAGTATAAATCTCACATATTAACAGAAGTTTTTATTTAAAagtaatttgatatttttaatataatatacaCCCACACATAAACAAattcataatttataatattaacTTGTAGGTATATAAGAAATTTTATAGATTATTATATAACGGTTTGGTTTGGTCTAAACGGTTTTAATTTATTGAAAAATATAACCAAACCATTTATGCGTGTGAACGGTCCGGTTAACCAAACCTTTGAAAACGGTTTTAGCTGTTTCGGTTTTTCTTTGTTCGGATTACCGTAGTCCGGTCCTATTCACGGTTTGATGGATTTTTTGAATATCCCCGTCAAAAAGAACGTGAATATGCATAAAATTACAAATACTCCTGTATAAATATGATTTAGAAAATACAAAAAGTTTAGAAATTATAAAAATATCTTTTGCGATCTTTGCATTTGATTTAATTAGTCGGGCTCAGATCTCGTATTCCATATGGCCTTCTAGATTTTGTATTCTTGGTCTAGCAGTAAAGACCAAATTCTGAAAGAAGTTTTCTGGTAGCTCCTCCGTAAATTACAAGATTTTCAAACAAAGACTATCTATAATTTTAATTCTATTAAATATCTAATCAAATCTTTAAATCTAATTTCTTTCTCTCTCTAGAAAAAGTCATCTTCTTACTTTTGTTacccttctctctctctcctctgAACACTAGACATGAATTACTAAATTCTTCTCACAAGAATCAATAAACCCACCATTAAAAACCCTTTAATTTGATCAATCTCAATAGttatagtttaataaaaaaaggGTTTATTTATATTGTAATAAAGATCAAATTTTTAATCTTCTTGGGTTAATTTTATATCAGATTATGTACAGATCTGGAGCTGTAATGGCTTGGAATGTATTTAAATTCTGTACAGCTTTAAGGGGTCTTGGCTCAATTATGATCTTGTTGGTTCTTGGAGTTGTGGGTGTTTCTTATTATGCTGTGGTTTTGTCTAATTATTTCCCAGCTTTGACAAATGGTGGCCTTGATTCTCTTGTTGCACTTGTTGTTTTGCTCTTGTTTCATGCTCTGGTAAGTCTTTTTCTTGTAAAGTTTCAATCTTTATGTTTCTTTAGTGAAAATAATTTGTGGGTTTATGACCTTTTAGGTTTTTATTCTTTTACTTGATCTTTACTGATTAATCAATTTTATGAATGCTGGTTTTCGAATGTAATTAAGTTAGATTATGGTCGGTTGCTATCTAGTGTAAggtaaattatgaatttttagttgCTGCTTCTTTGATCTTTCACCGGTGTGTGTATACTTTAGGAATATATATCGGCTTATGCTCGTATTGTTGTTAATATGAAAATCACAAACTCGTCGTAGTCCTCCGTTATTGATGATGCAATGGTTTTGTTGAATTGCAGTTGAATGACTAGTGGTTTGTAGAGTAGTGTTTTGCTGTACGTAGTGGTCATTTGGGTAGTTTTCATATTTTATCGGAATACTTACCTGTATGCACACATGCTTGTGACTTCTATGAATATATTGGACCAGGATGGCTTTTTGGTGTTGGTTTCGACTTTATTAGACATTTGTGTAGCTGGATTTGTTTGCtagttttgttttttttttttttaaaaaaaatagacaGTTAGTTTGCCATTACAAGTTTTCAGTTAACCTTCGATATATATAATTTTTCAGTACCTATAAAGAAGCACAAATTTTTCCAACTTTCACAGTGTGAATAATAGACAGATGTATCAAAAAAAATTGGTGCTATTTGGGTGTAAGCTTGTATCTAAAATCTAATATTATGAGTTGATGAATAACTTCAAGCTAGATTTTATTAATACGGCTTTTTTTCAGTTGGTGATGCTATTATGGAGTTACTTTTCTGTTGTTTTTACGGATCCGGGTGGTGTGCCTCCGAATTGGAAGCCGGTTGTGGATGAGGAGAATGGTGATGCCGACTTATTGGCAGGGTCTGAATTTAATCAGTTAGCAGGTGAGCCGGCAAATTTGAGGATTCGATATTGTCGAAAGTGCAACCAATTAAAACCGCCTCGCTGCCATCACTGTTCTGTTTgtaagtttggtttgtttgttAAAATATTACTCGCTACGGAGCTATAGCTTCTTCCATTGTCTTTTAGGGGACTGATTTTCTTATTTTTTACAGGTGGTAGGTGTGTACTGAAGATGGATCACCATTGTGTTTGGGTTGTTAATTGTGTTGGAGCATTGAACTACAAGTATTTTCTTCTTTTCCTGGTATGCTTctaaatctgaattattttttTGTTGTAGGGGTAATGTATGTGGATTGCTAGTGTGTGTCCTTTTAAATTTCGCACAATTATGTAGTGGTCAACTTGAATTAATTCTGCAGCTTCTGTATACACCTTTTGGTTTATAATGTTATTTGTTTTACCGAGTTTTTCTTACACTCATGACACTAATCATTTAATCATTCCCCTATATTGAGGAGTAATCAATGGCTTACTTTCCAAAAGTTATCCCTAATTAAGTTACTCCCTCTTGTTTGATAGGAAATTTGGACCTGACCAAAAAAAAGGAAAATTGGAATTATATGCTATGATTATTGATTATCATAATGTATTTGTAATagaaataataattttatattaattgtGTTGAGTTAATTATTATTGAACGGCATTATTGATCCGAAAGAGCAATGCAATTAAAACAGGGAATGCACTCACTAGAAAGAATACTATATAAGGCTGCAGATTTATGTCTCACTACAGTTGCTATATTGTTTATGCTTAACGAATTTCTGCTCCTAAATGCTTCCTGGTTTGTTGTAAAAGCTGTATATGCTGTGTGTGTATAGATATGCTTTTGCAATGCATAAGCACTAGTGTAGTGATAGTAACTAGGTATTTTTCTAGGGATAATATTCTGTAACTTTGTGCATCTTCCTCTCTCTGCTTTTCAGTCATTATCTTTAGCTGCTCCTACCTAGGGCCCAGTGTTAATAAATTTAAAGTGGAGCATAAGCGCAATGCGCATTCGCGAAGCGTAGAATATCGAAGACAAGTAAATATAATATATGCATGGTAtataattttagaaaatattaatttatagATTGTTAGACATTTATAACAAGACTCAGTTGTCATAAATGATAATACAACCGAATTCAGCACATAGATTTAAAGTCTAGAATAATTTAAAGTCAAAGTAACAAACAAATGCATAGCTAATCCACTATTCTTCATCAAGATTTACATTATCATCTTCTTCACTATCGTTATCAAATTCAGTGTGCcccattccaattcaattgacATATTATTAGATAACTAGGAATTTACATAATATGTTTAATCAAATTCACATTGTCTATGTGCATTATGTTTAAACCGCTCCTAGTCCCATTTCTGTCAACGCTTCCCCCATTCCAAATCTTCATCTCTCGAAAAAATATTCCCTTTCCATTCTCTATCCATACCCCCAAAATTCTCTCACAATTAGAAATTTTAATTTGCATTTTACTAACCAATCTTAAATCTCTCATCCCGTCAATTTAAATCATGCTTAATTTTAGGAAGAAGAAAAACCCTCCATTCTTGAGCCAAAGAAGTCAACGAAAAGATTGTGTCTCATGTTATGTTGAATCGTCGCTGCAGATTCAAGAGGGTCTTAAGAAATTTCAAGTCTTTAGTCACCACTCTTCGAACTCCGAATCTGTGAAAAGTTCCAAATTTTTGGTGTTATTTATCAAGAACCCAAATCTGTTAATTTTTTCTACTCTACTTCAACTCCATGATCAGGTTTTTATTCAAACTTCAACAGATTTGGGTTCTTGAGAATTAACACCAAACATTTGGAACTTTTCACAAATTTGGAAGTCAAAGAGCGGTGACTAAATACTTGAAATTTCTTGAGACCTTCTTGAATCTGCAGCGAGGCTTTAACATTTTTTCGTTGACTTCTTGGCTCAGGAATGAAAGGTTTTTCTCCTTCCTATAATTAAGCATGATTTAAATTGATTGGTGGGGAGGGAGAATTGAGATTGGTTGTTTGAAATTATGATGAGCGAATTGCAAATTAAAATTTCTGACTGTAAGAGGATTTTGGGGATATGGAGAGGGAATGAAATTGGCGAAAGATGAAGATTTGAAATGAGTGATGCATTGATTGAAACTCTGAATGGTTTAAACATAATGCAGATATGTCATGTGAATTTAATTAAGCATAGCTAATTCTATGCCTTGGACTTCTGAGGCACGCCAcgtatcattataaataatatcaaATAAAGTGTTAAAGTGGGAGTGAAATTTTTAATGCGACCGGTTCCTTTCATGTTGACGCATCTGCACATGGTAAATGATTAAAGAATAGTTATCCGAAATATCTGCTTACAACTACATAACTTAGGACAGAATTTGGATGATCTGCTATATGGACACTTTACAAACAGTTGATGTTAGGATTTCTTCTTGTCACCATATCATAATCTTAGAGTTAAGATTTTTGTTATTTACCTTCGTAATTGTATGTTATTAACTTGGTAAAAATAGATCATACTAAACCAATAAATGGTAAAAGTAAATTCACGGTTTCGCTATGTACCTAATAATTTGACAAGTCCACTTGTGATAATTGTGTTCACAAAGATTATATTTTAGTTAATAGATTTATCATATGTAACATCATGTATATGTTTCGGTAAAATTTTTGTTGTATGCTGCTTGCCTGAACCCCTCCCAACCTTGTCGAACCGTTGTATCCTCATTCCTCGAATTCACACCCGCATCCCGTACTTCTTAGAAGGTAAAATTCCAGTCTCCATTTAGGGTAATTCTAGTGTATTCTTTAGACACTGGAACTCTTTGTGGGAACAACTAACGTCTTCATGTGGTATGAAAGAAAGTGATATGCTTTTTTTGAAATCTGTGTGTGTCTCTCCCCTCCTGGTCTAGGGCTATAATTTTCTGTAGTGCAAAGAAATTACTGGGATTGGCTCCCTCGGTAGACATAGACAATATGTATTTTCTGTAAGCCTGTAAATAATGACAGCCCTAGTTTCTTAGGGAAATTTGAGCATCTATTTGGATCTTTATTTACCGATAAGTGAACCTGGTCGCAGATAAGTCTGAACAGGTAGAGTGAGGTGATGAGGAATGGATGTGGTCGTTCATGATACCTACTAAGTTAAACAAATAGTTTGCTCGTAGTCATTATTCGTGAATGTCTTTGACATTTGTTCACCAGCAAGGAGCATATGGGTGCTTCCGAACCAAGGTGTCAAATATACTGCACTAAAATATATTGCTCTGTTGTCAGCTGCAGTTATTTTAATATTGTCTGAGAATCTTACTGGAGTTTGTGAGACAGGTTAGTTAAGTGCTTGACAGTCGTATAATTCACTTTATGGTGCTACCTTGAAGTGTACATTTTATCATTTCTTACATTGTATGCTCTGTACTTTAAACCTGCCTGATATCCTTATGATTTGCTACCTTTCTTTTAGGAGCATGCCATCATTCTCATGAATCCCCTTATATGCAACTATGTGTTTGGCATCCACAGTTATGACTTTTGAGCTTATTAAATCTAGTATAACTCTTCTGCTTGTTATTAGAGCCTTGAACTTAACAAACCACTGTTAAGAATAATATCAAATAGTGAAGCTGATCAATCTCTTTTGTTGTAATACAGTTCTACACATTTCTCGAGACCACTCTGGTGACCTTGTCATTGCTGCCACATTTTATTACATTCTTCAGTGATGGGGAGATACCTGGATCTCCAAGCACCCTAGCAACCACTTTTCTTGCATTTGGTAAATCTTCCACCTTTGTGT
Encoded here:
- the LOC141667598 gene encoding putative protein S-acyltransferase 14; the protein is MYRSGAVMAWNVFKFCTALRGLGSIMILLVLGVVGVSYYAVVLSNYFPALTNGGLDSLVALVVLLLFHALLVMLLWSYFSVVFTDPGGVPPNWKPVVDEENGDADLLAGSEFNQLAGEPANLRIRYCRKCNQLKPPRCHHCSVCGRCVLKMDHHCVWVVNCVGALNYKYFLLFLFYTFLETTLVTLSLLPHFITFFSDGEIPGSPSTLATTFLAFVLNLAFALSVMGFLIMHISLVAGNTTTIEAYEKKTSPKWRYDLGRKRNFEQVFGTDKYYWFIPTYSEEDIRRMPALQGLEYPSKPELDGQEF